Genomic window (Marinobacter fonticola):
CGCTTCACGAATCGGCCTTTCGAAAACGCCCTGCCAAGTGCGCATGCGCCGGCTTGAAGAGCAGGGCTATATCACTGGATACACCGCTCTGATCAATCAGACCAAGCTCGGCCTTAACCATATCGCCTTTGCCCAGGTCACCTTAAGTGACACCAGCAGCAAGGCGCTAGCGGCGTTCAATGACGCTATTCGGCAAATATCAGCGGTGGAACAGTGCCATATGATCGCGGGAAACTTCGATTACCTGCTGAAAGTACGGACCCGAAATATGGCGGAGTACCGTCAAGTGCTCGGCGAGCAGATTTCTGCCCTGCCCCACGTGCTACAAACGAGTACATTCGTGGTGATGGAAAACGTCAAGGATGGCGGACTCTAGTGTCCGTTAGCACAACTGTGCGGGCTAGGATTCGAAAGGATTTAAGGCCGTCGAGTCATTGGGAGGGGCAAACATGTCAACGCCTGGCGAAGCCGGAGCCGGGGGACCAAGCCCCCGACGCCTTGAAAAACTGAGTTCAAAGCGAACCCGCGGCCACTAAGATGCCTCCCACCGCAAAGGCGATAGGAATCAACGCAGC
Coding sequences:
- a CDS encoding Lrp/AsnC family transcriptional regulator, with the protein product MVELDRIDHAIMRELQKDARLTVTKLASRIGLSKTPCQVRMRRLEEQGYITGYTALINQTKLGLNHIAFAQVTLSDTSSKALAAFNDAIRQISAVEQCHMIAGNFDYLLKVRTRNMAEYRQVLGEQISALPHVLQTSTFVVMENVKDGGL